In Paramormyrops kingsleyae isolate MSU_618 chromosome 5, PKINGS_0.4, whole genome shotgun sequence, one DNA window encodes the following:
- the pik3r5 gene encoding phosphoinositide 3-kinase regulatory subunit 5, with amino-acid sequence MQNTTCTEDRIHHALERCLDGLGTGSSLSRSWNAGLCMNRWSLEELVKRDPDNFLILLHQILRKAKEVQETSEYELVAPLAIMFSNTLLQTPHFPVDSQLLMEAYAVFHRFLTWPEPYCSVCRNLLSTVCQEMKAPGISYHRLVRQEQGLVTPIQRSKTITVLLMNPVDVPPEFLSVAEQLSQTHHSQKEAYITLIKHAYQAAFGTKYSLPCMQKALQDKSLEELGQIFTAVSELMESAASMEDPDKARADLLQGLEGLKERVGIHVSNGRRSEGQLQTLPLPIARTCMYEWDKDNFDILNQILEDELAQIPAEEGLDEDDDEEEKGERDEEDISEEDDIVTNGCVDHRASTISTMSTLSTISKDSMFSTISVISNCSMPSVLSVASGADSDFCEDMEDILPERGTKTKPGLSQRFSMLFKPRSSHSLSRAKSLGSSETKDFVVVRSKRSNSLPQHAQLHKPERFPLKPVCFRRRPILSCDEDSKATTLRVVVFGADHAAGKVARAYSSLRLQESTSPHLTRVFKLRFFFIPVRRSSCSSSPWKMSESLLRDSTCGEQSSLGMEDSTNDIARFIGMLDPWYERNMLSLLSLPIDVLCQQTSKTETDFGGCGERLSILADLVLYYCRNAVRPVLVQLYQAELTLVGGDKRTEVFIHSLELGHAAGTRAIKALGAASKRFGIDGDREAVPLTLEVVYNKVGISGRSQWNRTDKVCTSINLTKACKKPEELDSKMECLQMTMTEVLKRQNSRCKKAYNQQLSITEVKVDKVQVSGGNTTFAVCLDQDEKKIIQSVTRCEVSVCYKPDIMTDRRLRKSLSTYTEPLHPTFCSLLCLPIATFTGAHP; translated from the exons ATGCAGAACACCACATGCACAGAGGACCGTATCCACCACGCCCTGGAGAGGTGTCTGGATGGCCTGGGAACTGGCTCCTCCCTCTCACGGTCCTGGAATG CTGGGCTGTGCATGAACCGCTGGAGTCTGGAGGAGCTAGTGAAGAGGGACCCGGACAACTTTCTCATTCTCCTCCACCAGATTCTCAGAAAAGCCAAAGAG GTCCAGGAAACGTCCGAGTATGAGCTGGTGGCCCCACTGGCTATCATGTTCTCCAACACCCTCCTGCAG acGCCGCATTTTCCTGTGGACTCCCAGCTGCTAATGGAGGCCTATGCAGTGTTCCACCGCTTCCTGACGTGGCCGGAGCCATATTGCAGCGTATGTCGCAATCTGCTCTCCACTGTCTGCCAGGAGATGAAGGCCCCAG GTATCTCCTACCATCGGCTGGTGAGACAGGAGCAAGGATTAGTCACACCCATCCAGAGGTCAAAGACCAT AACGGTGCTCCTGATGAACCCGGTGGACGTCCCGCCTGAGTTCCTGTCCGTGGCCGAGCAGCTCAGCCAGACCCATCACTCCCAGAAGGAGGCCTACATCACCCTCATAAAGCATGCGTACCAGGCAGCCTTCGGCACCAAGTACTCACTCCCCTGCATGCAGAAGGCCCTGCAG GATAAAAGTTTGGAGGAGTTGGGTCAGATCTTCACTGCGGTTTCGGAGCTCATGGAGTCAGCTGCCTCCATGGAAGATCCGGATAAAGCCCGGGCCGACTTACTGCAGGGCCTGGAAGGACTGAAGGAGAGGGTTGGCATCCATGTGTCCAATGGCAGGAGATCAGAAG GACAGTTGCAGACTCTCCCTCTGCCGATCGCCAGAACTTGCATGTATGAGTGGGACAAGGACAATTTTG ATATTTTGAACCAGATTCTGGAAGATGAGCTTGCACAAATTCCTGCTGAAGAAGGACTGGAcgaggatgatgatgaggaggagaAAGGGGAGCGGGACGAAGAGGACATTTCGGAGGAAGACGACATTGTGACGAATGGCTGTGTGGATCATAGAGCCTCCACCATCTCCACCATGTCCACACTATCCACAATCTCCAAGGACTCCATGTTCTCCACGATCTCGGTCATTTCAAACTGCTCTATGCCCTCCGTGTTGTCGGTGGCTTCTGGAGCAGACAGTGACTTCTGTGAAGACATGGAAGATATCCTGCCAGAGCGGGGCACCAAAACCAAGCCTGGTTTAAGTCAACGCTTTTCCATGCTCTTTAAGCCAAGAAGCAGCCATTCCCTGTCCCGCGCCAAAAGTCTGGGCAGTTCTGAAACCAAAGACTTTGTGGTGGTGCGATCGAAACGCTCCAACTCTCTGCCCCAGCATGCCCAGCTGCACAAGCCAGAGCGGTTCCCTCTCAAGCCCGTCTGCTTCCGGAGAAGGCCCATCCTGAGCTGCGACGAGGACAGCAAGGCCACCACTCTCCGTGTGGTAGTGTTTGGTGCCGACCACGCTGCCGGGAAGGTGGCCCGGGCCTACAGCAGCCTGCGTCTGCAGGAGAGCACAAGCCCACACCTCACTCGGGTTTTTAAGCTGCGGTTCTTCTTCATTCCGGTGAGAAGAAGCAGCTGCAGTAGCAGCCCTTGGAAGATGTCCGAGAGCCTGCTTCGAGACTCCACCTGCGGG GAGCAGAGCTCGCTTGGCATGGAAGACAGCACTAATGACATTGCACGCTTCATCGGAATGCTGGACCCCTGGTACGAGCGTAACATGCTCAGTCTGCTCAGCCTGCCTATTGACGTCCTGTGCCAG CAAACCTCAAAAACAGAAACTGACTTTGGCGGCTGTGGCGAACGTCTGTCCATTCTGGCAGATCTGGTCTTGTACTACTGTCGCAATGCTGTCCGACCTGTGCTGGTACAACTCTACCAGGCTGAG CTGACCCTTGTAGGAGGAGATAAGAGGACTGAGGTCTTCATCCACTCCCTGGAGCTGGGCCATGCTGCTGGTACCCGTGCCATTAAGGCTTTGG GAGCCGCCAGCAAGCGCTTTGGGATTGATGGAGATCGAGAAGCCGTTCCATTAACACTAGAGGTGGTTTATAACAAG GTGGGTATCAGTGGCAGGAGCCAGTGGAACAGAACAGACAAGGTCTGCACGTCCATAAACCTGACCAAAGCCTGCAAGAAGCCAGAGGAACTTG ACTCGAAGATGGAGTGCCTCCAGATGACGATGACGGAAGTGTTGAAGAGACAAAACTCGCGATGCAAAAAGGCGTACAATCAG CAACTGTCAATCACGGAGGTGAAAGTGGACAAAGTGCAGGTGAGCGGGGGAAACACCACCTTCGCCGTCTGCCTGGACCAGGATGAGAAGAAGATCATTCAGAGTGTGACTAG GTGTGAAGTGTCTGTGTGCTACAAGCCCGACATCATGACAGACCGGAGGCTGCGCAAGTCCCTCTCCACATACACCGAACCCCTCCACCCAACCTTCTgctctctgctctgcctgccGATCGCCACCTTTACTGGGGCTCACCCGTGA